One Nicotiana tomentosiformis chromosome 4, ASM39032v3, whole genome shotgun sequence genomic window carries:
- the LOC138909235 gene encoding ferric reduction oxidase 6-like has product MEEDSQLTTNVLTYSEGHFSSVLLLELTGLRFGFIGLICLAFLFLPVARGSVLLRAIDIPFELATRYVWLGHLTMALFSLHGLFYVIGWAMRGHLLEEWKSVGVANVPGVISLAASLLMWVTSLPGWHPFSVSSSPLDGKHHLAILIKVLGDWTKKLKGHILNLSIEQSEMEPILQHNRKITASVEGPYGNESPYHLM; this is encoded by the exons ATGGAGGAGGATTCACAGCTGACAACAAATGTATTGACATACTCTGAAGGACAT TTTTCCAGTGTTCTGTTGCTGGAGCTTACAGGCCTTCGTTTTGGATTCATTGGATTAATCTGCTTAGCATTTCTGTTTCTGCCAGTTGCACGGGGTTCAGTTCTTCTTCGAGCTATAGATATTCCTTTTGAACTTGCCACTAGATATGTTTGGCTGGGACATCTTACTATGGCTCTTTTTAGCCTTCATGGCCTGTTCTATGTGATTGGCTGGGCAATGCGAGGCCATCTTTTGGAGGAA TGGAAAAGCGTAGGAGTAGCCAATGTTCCAGGAGTTATCAGCCTAGCAGCTAGTTTATTAATGTGGGTGACTTCACTTCCTGGA TGGCACCCTTTCAGTGTCTCCTCTAGTCCTCTTGATGGGAAACATCATCTTGCGATTCTCATAAAGGTTCTTGGAGATTGGACTAAAAAACTGAAGGGACACATCTTGAATCTTTCGATTGAACAATCTGAGATGGAGCCCATTTTACAGCATAATAGGAAGATAACAGCGTCTGTTGAAGGTCCTTATGGGAATGAATCCCCATACCACTTAAT gtaa